In Halobaculum magnesiiphilum, the following proteins share a genomic window:
- the aspS gene encoding aspartate--tRNA(Asn) ligase produces MHGRTYTADATPGEAVTVAGWVHETRDLGGIAFLILRDKTGKIQVKLEKDEMDEAMVDTGLDAHRESVLKVEGDVKEEPRAPTGVEVVPTDIEVVAPADPELPLDPSGKVDAELPTRLDNRTLDLRKPEVQAVFEIRAELLGAVRDAFRSHDATEINTPKIVATGTEGGTELFPISYFGEEAFMNQSPQLFKQLMAGSNLERVFEIGPIFRAEEHNTPRHLNEAHSIDFEGAFCDHTEAMDVAEAVTKAGYEAVAENCADELETLGIADEFAVPSGEFPRLSYQEALDRVNATGELDEHLAWGDDLSTEAEHVLGEAVGEHYFITDWPSEVKPFYIKDHDDEPEKSTGFDMMHPRMELVSGGQREHRHEQLIAGFEQQGLDPEEFEYYTKMFKYGMPPHAGWGMGAERLLMTMLDLDNIREAVLFPRDRQRLSP; encoded by the coding sequence ATGCACGGTCGAACCTACACGGCTGACGCGACCCCGGGCGAGGCGGTCACCGTCGCCGGCTGGGTCCACGAGACCCGCGACCTCGGCGGCATCGCCTTCCTGATCCTCCGCGACAAGACGGGGAAGATCCAGGTCAAGCTCGAGAAGGACGAGATGGACGAGGCGATGGTCGACACCGGCCTCGACGCCCACCGCGAGTCCGTCCTCAAGGTCGAGGGCGACGTGAAGGAGGAGCCCCGCGCGCCCACCGGCGTCGAGGTCGTCCCGACGGACATCGAGGTCGTCGCGCCCGCCGACCCCGAGCTCCCGCTCGACCCCTCCGGCAAGGTCGACGCCGAGCTTCCGACCCGGCTGGACAACCGCACGCTCGACCTCCGCAAGCCCGAGGTGCAGGCGGTCTTCGAGATCCGCGCGGAGCTGCTGGGCGCCGTCCGCGACGCCTTCCGGAGCCACGACGCCACCGAGATCAACACCCCGAAGATCGTCGCCACCGGCACCGAGGGCGGCACGGAGCTGTTCCCCATCTCCTACTTCGGCGAGGAGGCGTTCATGAACCAGAGCCCGCAGCTGTTCAAGCAGCTCATGGCCGGCTCCAACCTCGAACGCGTCTTCGAGATCGGCCCGATCTTCCGCGCCGAGGAGCACAACACGCCCCGCCACCTCAACGAGGCTCACTCCATCGACTTCGAGGGCGCCTTCTGTGACCACACCGAGGCGATGGACGTGGCCGAGGCGGTCACGAAGGCCGGCTACGAGGCCGTCGCCGAAAACTGCGCCGACGAGCTGGAGACGCTCGGCATCGCCGACGAGTTCGCGGTCCCCTCGGGCGAGTTCCCGCGCCTGAGCTACCAGGAGGCACTCGACCGCGTCAACGCGACGGGCGAGCTCGACGAGCACCTCGCGTGGGGCGACGACCTCTCGACGGAGGCCGAGCACGTGCTCGGCGAGGCGGTCGGCGAGCACTACTTCATCACCGACTGGCCCTCGGAGGTCAAGCCGTTCTACATCAAGGACCACGACGACGAGCCCGAGAAGTCGACCGGCTTCGACATGATGCACCCGCGCATGGAACTCGTCTCGGGCGGCCAGCGCGAGCACCGCCACGAGCAGCTCATCGCCGGCTTCGAGCAACAGGGCCTCGACCCCGAGGAGTTCGAGTACTATACGAAGATGTTCAAGTACGGCATGCCGCCCCACGCCGGCTGGGGGATGGGCGCCGAACGCCTCCTCATGACGATGCTCGATCTGGACAACATCCGCGAGGCCGTGCTGTTCCCGCGAGACCGCCAGCGGCTCAGCCCGTAG
- a CDS encoding BGTF surface domain-containing protein: MTRIVGTKVLAAALVFVLVVSAVPSTVGAVATTGAPTHATERTDEATATIDTDGDELRLQAGPGQAVSGRTSLPAGTEVSVRLHSTGDTQPAFIRSADAVVAPDGSFRAVFDLSSVEAGASVEASVVHNGTVLARTPGRILQCESACAAVIPETPNATVNSPSPDGTIEAGPGRTVNGTANLPPGTTLTVRMEGTGSTSFLHQGSAVVDDTGAFRAGFDLTRIPAPAAGRITVRHNGTVIASRSVEVTTCEDDCEPPEPPEAGSDSSTMHQRNQTLYDDLATVTVDQGSVARIELTLEPRTSTLTIGGPNLSYALNLSVIDGNDDDRVVVLFETAAIGQGDAAVSVADERDEVSVIDERVDGNRSVLDEGVYPLVQSVGGLSTERDDNATTFLVERGRLAVTDTPIDGDGNGSVVESPGIETENASDRDAEPETIRGTIGEPTRMTVRTDEAKAMIVRIGPYNGAYTLTAVVRDGDGDERVGLAFDTSVAAGVRDGDPLVATSSEDSVVVTYENGTLAADTYRIVLSRTDGLPEDRDWETATDETGRIVESTRFVVAEGVQSPTQRDDRASPRGGIPIVPIGALAVAGLFATVGIGLVTGAIKR, encoded by the coding sequence GTGACTCGGATCGTTGGCACCAAGGTCCTTGCGGCGGCGCTCGTGTTCGTGCTCGTCGTCTCGGCCGTCCCGTCGACCGTCGGCGCGGTCGCGACGACGGGGGCGCCCACCCACGCGACGGAGCGGACGGACGAGGCCACCGCCACGATCGACACCGACGGGGACGAACTTCGGCTTCAGGCCGGACCGGGACAGGCCGTCTCCGGACGCACGTCGCTCCCCGCGGGAACGGAGGTGAGCGTCCGGCTCCACTCGACCGGCGACACCCAGCCGGCGTTCATCAGATCGGCCGACGCGGTCGTCGCGCCGGACGGCTCGTTCCGTGCGGTGTTCGACCTCTCGTCGGTCGAAGCGGGGGCGAGCGTCGAGGCGTCCGTCGTCCACAACGGAACGGTGCTGGCACGCACGCCCGGGCGGATACTCCAGTGCGAGTCGGCCTGTGCGGCCGTCATCCCGGAGACGCCGAACGCGACGGTGAACAGCCCGTCGCCGGACGGGACGATCGAGGCGGGTCCGGGGCGGACCGTCAACGGGACCGCGAACCTCCCGCCGGGGACCACCCTTACCGTACGGATGGAGGGGACGGGGTCGACCTCGTTCCTCCATCAGGGATCGGCGGTCGTCGACGACACGGGCGCGTTCCGGGCCGGATTCGACCTCACGCGGATCCCGGCGCCGGCAGCCGGACGGATCACCGTCCGACACAACGGCACGGTCATCGCGTCGCGGTCGGTCGAGGTAACGACGTGCGAGGACGACTGCGAGCCGCCGGAGCCGCCCGAGGCGGGTTCGGACTCCTCGACGATGCACCAGCGCAACCAGACGCTGTACGACGACCTCGCTACCGTCACGGTGGACCAGGGGTCGGTCGCCCGGATCGAGTTGACGCTCGAACCTCGCACGTCGACGCTCACGATCGGCGGGCCGAACCTCAGTTACGCGCTCAACCTCTCGGTGATCGACGGGAACGACGACGACCGCGTCGTCGTGCTGTTCGAAACCGCCGCGATCGGTCAGGGTGACGCGGCGGTCTCCGTCGCGGACGAGCGCGACGAGGTCTCGGTCATCGACGAACGGGTGGACGGCAACCGATCGGTACTCGACGAGGGCGTCTATCCGCTCGTCCAGTCCGTCGGGGGGCTCTCGACGGAGCGCGACGACAACGCGACGACGTTCCTCGTCGAACGGGGCCGGCTGGCGGTGACGGACACGCCGATCGACGGGGACGGGAACGGATCGGTGGTCGAATCGCCCGGCATCGAGACCGAGAACGCGAGCGACCGGGACGCAGAACCCGAAACGATCCGGGGGACGATCGGGGAGCCGACCCGGATGACGGTCCGGACCGACGAGGCGAAGGCGATGATCGTCCGCATCGGGCCGTACAACGGCGCGTACACGCTCACTGCCGTCGTCCGCGACGGCGACGGCGACGAGCGTGTCGGCCTCGCGTTCGATACGAGTGTCGCCGCCGGAGTCCGCGACGGCGACCCGCTCGTCGCCACATCGAGCGAGGACTCCGTCGTCGTCACCTACGAGAACGGAACGCTCGCGGCGGACACGTATCGGATCGTCCTCTCGCGTACCGACGGGCTTCCGGAGGACCGCGACTGGGAGACGGCTACCGACGAGACGGGCCGGATCGTCGAGTCGACGAGGTTCGTCGTCGCCGAGGGCGTGCAGAGCCCGACCCAACGCGACGATCGAGCGTCCCCCCGCGGGGGGATTCCGATCGTCCCGATCGGCGCACTCGCGGTGGCCGGGCTCTTCGCGACCGTGGGGATCGGGCTGGTCACCGGGGCGATTAAACGCTGA
- a CDS encoding S8 family serine peptidase yields MDRERLRLIAATVLAMLLVLGALLGSIAWGLGADRPAPSEASRSEPTAVDELHERGVTGSNVTVGVVSATGVDPSAAGVDDRVVAARAFGTDGVVPASESARHGTATAATVADVAPDAEFYLASFDAATDFTAALRWMRRSNVDVIVAPVSLYARTDGDADVNRAIERTVAAGSIVVVPAGNVGLSHWRGEFAPNRTGTHRFAGGPRTYLRGEDSRVSVWLSWNRSVAPTRAEQTGEDESPSPPFSVELYRETERGSRLVGRSVPYHPSDGRTVRLSRRVDPTGTYFVTIRGPRDPDPVALRLLSPTHTLQYRDRAGSLVAPGDAQRAITVGAWDPRRERVHRYSGAGSTADGRTGVDVVAPSPLEAPPVAAEFDGTSAASAYVAGVAALVRSANPDLAPRQVNAVLAATAGDVGPAGRDPVSGYGVVAPNAAVGRARNLST; encoded by the coding sequence GTGGACCGGGAGCGGCTGCGACTGATCGCTGCGACGGTCCTCGCGATGTTGCTCGTCCTCGGGGCCCTCCTCGGATCGATCGCGTGGGGACTCGGCGCTGACCGTCCGGCACCGAGCGAGGCTAGCCGGTCGGAACCGACCGCCGTCGACGAGCTACACGAACGCGGAGTCACGGGGTCGAACGTCACGGTCGGGGTCGTCTCCGCGACGGGAGTCGACCCGTCCGCGGCCGGCGTCGACGACCGGGTCGTCGCGGCCCGCGCGTTCGGGACCGATGGCGTGGTACCCGCCTCGGAGTCGGCCCGTCACGGGACGGCGACGGCCGCGACGGTCGCCGATGTCGCGCCCGACGCCGAGTTCTACCTCGCGTCGTTCGACGCCGCGACGGACTTCACGGCGGCGCTGCGGTGGATGCGGCGGTCGAACGTCGACGTGATCGTCGCCCCCGTCTCGTTGTACGCCCGGACCGACGGTGACGCCGACGTGAACCGGGCCATCGAACGGACGGTCGCCGCCGGTTCGATCGTCGTCGTCCCGGCCGGAAACGTCGGACTGAGCCACTGGCGGGGCGAGTTCGCGCCGAACCGGACGGGAACGCATCGGTTCGCCGGCGGTCCTCGAACCTACCTCCGGGGCGAGGACTCGCGGGTGTCCGTGTGGCTGTCGTGGAACCGATCGGTGGCGCCGACGCGAGCCGAGCAGACGGGCGAGGACGAATCGCCGTCTCCCCCGTTCAGCGTCGAGTTGTATCGCGAAACCGAGCGAGGAAGCAGACTCGTCGGTCGGTCGGTCCCGTATCACCCCTCGGACGGCCGAACGGTGCGGCTGTCCCGTCGCGTCGATCCCACGGGGACGTACTTCGTCACGATACGCGGCCCCCGTGATCCGGATCCGGTCGCGCTTCGGCTACTCTCGCCCACGCACACGCTTCAGTACCGCGACCGCGCCGGCAGTCTCGTGGCTCCGGGCGACGCACAGCGGGCGATCACCGTCGGCGCGTGGGACCCCCGACGGGAACGGGTACATCGATACAGCGGCGCCGGATCGACCGCCGACGGGCGTACCGGTGTCGATGTCGTCGCGCCGTCGCCCCTGGAGGCCCCACCCGTCGCGGCGGAGTTCGACGGAACGTCCGCGGCGTCGGCGTACGTCGCGGGCGTCGCCGCGCTCGTTCGGTCGGCGAACCCGGACCTGGCCCCTCGACAGGTCAACGCGGTGCTCGCGGCGACGGCGGGCGACGTCGGCCCCGCCGGGCGGGATCCCGTCAGCGGATACGGGGTGGTCGCGCCGAACGCCGCCGTCGGCCGCGCCCGCAACCTCTCCACGTGA
- a CDS encoding ArsR/SmtB family transcription factor, with the protein MASPIERLRGRTARPATESRVIDLAGEESEDVLDALATGTRRQLYLSLFDSTATTSELAERVDTSVQNVHHHVSVLRDVGLVRPVDTVYSEKGNEMTVYGPASDPLVLVGGHRHMDSDDVSLADLVAGVGLLALASVVVQWAAERLWTQVSTVPGAVGTASYADGGSSLVATIAWFVFEVVEPGVLFFVAGLLVAVLVSLASGGDRTR; encoded by the coding sequence ATGGCGAGTCCGATCGAACGTCTTCGCGGACGTACCGCCCGCCCCGCCACGGAGTCGCGCGTCATCGATCTGGCCGGGGAGGAGTCGGAGGACGTCCTCGACGCGCTGGCTACCGGGACCCGCCGGCAGCTGTACCTGTCGCTGTTCGACTCGACGGCGACGACGAGCGAACTCGCCGAACGCGTCGACACGTCGGTACAGAACGTCCACCATCACGTCTCGGTGCTCCGTGATGTCGGCCTCGTCAGGCCGGTCGACACGGTCTACTCGGAGAAGGGGAACGAGATGACGGTGTACGGCCCGGCCTCGGACCCGTTGGTGCTCGTCGGCGGCCATCGACACATGGACTCGGACGACGTCTCCCTCGCCGATCTCGTTGCCGGAGTCGGACTGCTCGCGCTCGCGAGCGTGGTCGTGCAGTGGGCGGCCGAACGGCTGTGGACGCAGGTGTCCACGGTACCCGGCGCGGTCGGCACGGCCAGCTACGCCGATGGCGGGTCCTCGCTCGTTGCCACGATCGCGTGGTTCGTCTTCGAGGTCGTCGAACCCGGGGTGCTGTTTTTCGTTGCGGGGCTCCTCGTCGCCGTTCTCGTCTCGCTCGCGTCCGGCGGGGATCGGACTCGTTGA
- a CDS encoding cupin domain-containing protein, whose protein sequence is MDHVVLDDLDNSLQPAAVMRHLTDALGCEDLAINYYELAPGDSFAFAYHTHEVQEEVFVVLSGTATWVVGPEPEDPDDPVGSAEPGAPAERREVEVGPMEAIRIPPGQFQRGWNFGEDRVTALALGAPLAYGEQLKRDDCPACGDEVPVSIERAPDDEAQLVTVCADCGAEVARWRRGDDGENERVR, encoded by the coding sequence ATGGACCACGTCGTCCTCGACGACCTCGACAACTCGCTGCAGCCGGCGGCGGTGATGCGCCACCTCACCGACGCGCTCGGCTGTGAGGACCTCGCGATCAACTACTACGAGCTCGCGCCCGGCGACTCGTTCGCGTTCGCCTACCACACCCACGAGGTGCAGGAGGAGGTGTTCGTCGTGCTCTCGGGAACCGCGACGTGGGTCGTCGGCCCCGAGCCCGAGGACCCGGACGACCCCGTCGGCTCGGCCGAACCCGGCGCGCCGGCCGAGCGCCGCGAGGTCGAGGTCGGGCCGATGGAGGCGATCCGGATCCCCCCGGGGCAGTTCCAGCGCGGGTGGAACTTCGGCGAGGATCGGGTGACGGCGCTCGCGCTTGGCGCGCCACTGGCGTACGGCGAGCAGCTGAAGCGCGACGACTGTCCAGCCTGTGGCGACGAGGTCCCGGTGTCGATCGAACGCGCGCCCGACGACGAGGCGCAGCTCGTCACCGTCTGTGCGGACTGCGGCGCGGAGGTGGCGCGGTGGCGGCGCGGCGACGACGGCGAGAACGAGCGGGTCAGGTGA
- a CDS encoding pantoate kinase, with protein sequence MDEATAFAPGHVTAFFAPYPDRDPVRAGSRGAGLALSDGVEVTVRPADGTGEGSDPAGDAGLASLELDGVPAGMEPVERVLAELNVAAEVEVFSDVPVGAGFGVSGAAALATALAANAAFELDRSENDLVRVAHAAEAAAGTGLGDVVGQFRGGLPVRLEPGAPGYGRMDGVPARPRVEYVSFGELSTERVLGGDLDPVREAGEAALTRLMRAPDEAELLAAGREFAVEAGLQVPEVAEAVEAVEAEGGLASMAMLGRTVYALGTGLSDAGYDPAACSIHPTGATLRPEE encoded by the coding sequence ATGGACGAGGCGACCGCGTTCGCGCCGGGACACGTCACCGCCTTCTTCGCGCCGTACCCCGACCGCGACCCGGTTCGGGCCGGCTCCCGCGGCGCCGGCCTCGCGCTCTCGGACGGCGTCGAGGTGACCGTCCGACCCGCCGACGGGACCGGGGAGGGGTCGGACCCCGCCGGCGACGCCGGCCTCGCGTCGCTCGAACTCGACGGCGTGCCCGCCGGGATGGAGCCGGTGGAGCGGGTGCTCGCGGAGTTGAACGTCGCCGCCGAGGTCGAGGTGTTCAGCGACGTGCCGGTCGGCGCGGGCTTCGGCGTCTCCGGCGCCGCGGCGCTGGCGACCGCCCTCGCGGCGAACGCCGCCTTCGAGCTGGACCGCTCGGAGAACGACCTCGTGCGCGTCGCCCACGCCGCGGAGGCCGCCGCCGGAACCGGCCTCGGCGACGTGGTCGGGCAGTTCCGCGGCGGGCTCCCGGTTCGGCTGGAGCCGGGCGCCCCCGGCTACGGCCGCATGGACGGCGTGCCCGCGCGCCCCCGGGTCGAGTACGTCTCCTTCGGCGAACTCTCCACCGAGCGCGTGCTCGGCGGCGACCTCGACCCCGTCCGCGAGGCGGGCGAGGCGGCGCTGACGCGGCTGATGCGCGCCCCCGACGAGGCGGAGCTGCTCGCGGCCGGCCGGGAGTTCGCTGTCGAGGCCGGCCTGCAGGTTCCGGAGGTCGCGGAGGCGGTCGAGGCCGTCGAGGCGGAGGGCGGCCTCGCGTCGATGGCGATGCTCGGGCGCACGGTGTACGCGCTCGGAACCGGACTCTCCGACGCCGGCTACGACCCCGCGGCGTGTTCGATCCACCCGACGGGCGCGACGCTGCGCCCCGAGGAGTAG
- a CDS encoding 4-phosphopantoate--beta-alanine ligase yields MTDDAGVDGDAETDADDERGGDPEVPADPEHESEIPEDHPRYESLLTRHRIERGVDIGITSKQGLIAEGRGEAFDYLLGEETLPSADAAARAAAAHLLLAEHPVLSVNGNVAALVPGEIVDLAEASGADIEVNLFNRTDERMAAIADHLREHGASEVKGLAADGRIPGLSHERAKVDVDGIGDADVVVVPLEDGDRAEALGAMGKTEIVIDLNPMSRSAQVAAVPIVDNIIRAVPNITRHAAELADASDEELREIVENFDREAALDEAERAIREGDLD; encoded by the coding sequence ATGACCGACGACGCCGGCGTCGACGGCGACGCCGAGACGGACGCGGACGACGAGCGCGGCGGCGACCCCGAGGTCCCCGCGGACCCCGAGCACGAGTCGGAGATCCCCGAGGACCACCCACGGTACGAGTCGCTGCTCACCCGCCACCGAATCGAACGCGGCGTGGACATCGGGATCACCTCGAAGCAGGGGCTCATCGCCGAGGGGCGCGGCGAGGCGTTCGACTACCTGCTGGGCGAGGAGACGCTCCCGAGCGCGGACGCCGCCGCCCGCGCGGCCGCCGCACACCTCCTGCTGGCCGAGCACCCCGTGCTCTCGGTGAACGGCAACGTCGCGGCGCTGGTGCCCGGCGAGATCGTCGACCTCGCCGAGGCGAGCGGCGCCGACATCGAGGTGAACCTGTTCAACCGAACCGACGAGCGCATGGCGGCCATCGCCGACCACCTCCGCGAGCACGGCGCGAGCGAGGTGAAGGGCCTCGCCGCCGACGGCCGGATCCCCGGCCTCAGTCACGAGCGCGCGAAGGTCGACGTGGACGGCATCGGCGACGCCGACGTGGTCGTCGTCCCGCTGGAGGACGGCGACCGCGCGGAGGCGCTGGGGGCGATGGGGAAAACCGAGATCGTGATCGACCTGAACCCGATGAGCCGGTCGGCGCAGGTCGCGGCCGTCCCGATCGTCGACAACATCATCCGCGCCGTCCCCAACATCACCCGCCACGCCGCGGAGCTGGCCGACGCGAGCGACGAGGAGCTGCGCGAGATCGTCGAGAACTTCGACCGCGAGGCCGCCCTCGACGAAGCTGAGCGCGCCATCCGCGAGGGCGACCTGGACTGA
- a CDS encoding NUDIX domain-containing protein codes for MTDIRGVALGAFRRPDTDEYLVQRLPGTRDGHHFHRFIGGGIEPGESSDAALVREFREELGVAVEAGPAVCTVENLFEYDGVSHHEFAVVREARFADAALYDRERFHGSDDGGIEYEAYWRSLADLRAADAPFFPVGVANALASDEHVHVVSPHEADAAAVADGVAGADAAIDADSDAHADADTGE; via the coding sequence ATGACCGACATCCGCGGCGTCGCCCTCGGCGCGTTCCGTCGCCCGGACACGGACGAGTACCTCGTCCAGCGGCTTCCCGGCACGCGCGACGGTCATCACTTCCACCGCTTCATCGGGGGCGGGATCGAGCCCGGCGAATCGAGCGACGCGGCCCTCGTTCGCGAGTTCCGCGAGGAACTCGGCGTCGCCGTCGAGGCCGGCCCCGCCGTCTGCACCGTCGAGAACCTGTTCGAGTACGACGGCGTCTCCCACCACGAGTTCGCCGTCGTCCGCGAGGCGCGGTTCGCCGACGCGGCGCTGTACGACCGCGAGCGGTTCCACGGGAGCGACGACGGCGGCATCGAGTACGAGGCGTACTGGCGCTCGCTCGCGGATCTCCGGGCCGCGGACGCTCCGTTCTTCCCCGTCGGCGTCGCGAACGCGCTCGCGAGCGACGAACACGTCCACGTCGTCAGCCCGCACGAGGCCGACGCCGCGGCCGTCGCCGACGGGGTCGCCGGCGCCGACGCCGCCATCGACGCCGATTCCGACGCACACGCTGACGCCGACACCGGCGAGTGA
- a CDS encoding molybdopterin-dependent oxidoreductase, whose product MSRLRGAVARALRRVEPPARVVDWAIAACVAFEVASGLYSFTRGTPSGAWVFWLHSTVGLTLAALVGFKLWRVRRRVTSTASWDRFTPLSVLQAAVTLAALATGAFWVLGGNVPILAWTTLNLHVGLGLLLVPLVLYHLRGRYHSPRDVDPDRRATLKVGALLLAGTVAWRASEAADRALGGASRRFTGSKPTGDLYDTETEGGGFPVTSWVADDPDPVDPDSWTLSVRGLVGEELDLGYDDLGGGMDGGGAPAGPDAELEATLDCTSGWYTHQRWGGVRVGDLLDAAGVEDGARYVRFTSVTGYRWSLPVEEAADALLATHVRDRPLSHGHGAPARLVAPGRRGFQWVKWVESVEVRERGDPMQWLVTLVSGFD is encoded by the coding sequence ATGAGCCGCCTCCGCGGCGCCGTCGCTCGCGCCCTCCGCCGCGTCGAGCCGCCGGCCCGCGTTGTCGACTGGGCCATCGCCGCCTGCGTCGCGTTCGAGGTCGCCTCGGGGCTGTACTCGTTCACCCGGGGCACGCCCAGCGGCGCGTGGGTGTTCTGGCTCCACTCGACGGTCGGCCTGACGCTCGCGGCGCTCGTCGGGTTCAAGCTGTGGCGGGTCCGCCGGCGCGTCACGTCGACGGCCTCGTGGGACCGCTTCACGCCGCTATCCGTCCTCCAGGCCGCCGTCACGCTCGCGGCGCTGGCGACGGGCGCCTTCTGGGTGCTCGGCGGCAACGTACCGATCCTGGCGTGGACGACCCTCAACCTCCACGTCGGCCTCGGCCTCCTGCTGGTGCCGCTCGTTCTGTATCACCTCCGCGGGCGCTATCACTCCCCGCGCGACGTGGATCCCGACCGTCGCGCGACCCTCAAGGTCGGCGCGCTCCTGCTCGCCGGCACCGTCGCGTGGCGCGCGAGCGAGGCGGCCGATCGCGCGCTCGGCGGCGCGAGCCGACGGTTCACCGGCTCGAAGCCGACCGGCGACCTCTACGACACCGAGACCGAGGGCGGCGGCTTCCCGGTCACCTCGTGGGTCGCGGACGACCCCGACCCGGTCGACCCCGATTCGTGGACGCTCTCGGTGCGCGGCCTGGTCGGGGAGGAGCTGGACCTCGGCTACGACGACCTCGGGGGCGGCATGGACGGCGGGGGCGCCCCGGCGGGACCGGACGCGGAACTGGAGGCGACGCTCGACTGCACCTCCGGGTGGTACACGCACCAGCGGTGGGGCGGCGTCCGCGTCGGCGACCTGCTCGACGCCGCGGGCGTCGAGGACGGGGCGCGGTACGTCCGGTTCACCTCGGTGACGGGCTACCGCTGGTCGCTCCCGGTCGAGGAGGCCGCGGACGCGCTGCTGGCGACGCACGTCCGCGACCGGCCGCTCTCGCACGGCCACGGCGCCCCCGCGCGCCTCGTCGCGCCCGGGCGTCGGGGGTTCCAGTGGGTCAAGTGGGTGGAGTCGGTTGAGGTGCGCGAACGGGGCGACCCGATGCAGTGGCTCGTGACGCTGGTGTCCGGGTTCGACTGA
- a CDS encoding glucose 1-dehydrogenase: MPVALVTGSSRGIGVAVAERFAADGYDVAVNYHTSEAAAEETAEAVRERGQEATVVGADVSDPDAAARLVDAAVDDLGGLDHVVNNAGIDQHVYTEDLDPEDFDRVMDTNVNSVFTVTKAALPHLRDSDADPTPSVTNVSSILAYTGAPIEVHYAGSKGALLSVTKSHARDFAPDIRVNAVAPGHVETDMTSDRSAEEKREELAEIPMGYYGQPADIAEAVAYLRDARFVTGETLNVNGGELMR; this comes from the coding sequence ATGCCAGTCGCACTCGTCACCGGCTCCTCCCGCGGGATCGGCGTCGCCGTCGCGGAGCGGTTCGCCGCCGACGGCTACGACGTGGCTGTCAACTACCACACCTCCGAGGCCGCCGCCGAGGAGACGGCCGAGGCCGTCCGCGAACGCGGGCAGGAGGCCACGGTCGTGGGGGCCGACGTGTCCGATCCGGACGCCGCGGCGCGTCTCGTCGACGCCGCGGTCGACGACCTTGGGGGACTCGACCACGTGGTCAACAACGCCGGGATCGACCAGCACGTCTACACCGAGGACCTGGACCCCGAGGACTTCGACCGCGTGATGGACACGAACGTCAACTCGGTGTTCACCGTCACCAAGGCGGCCCTGCCGCACCTCCGCGACAGCGATGCCGACCCGACGCCGTCTGTGACGAACGTCTCCTCCATCCTCGCGTACACCGGCGCGCCCATCGAGGTGCACTACGCCGGCTCAAAGGGGGCGCTGCTGTCGGTGACGAAGAGCCACGCGCGCGACTTCGCCCCGGACATCCGAGTGAACGCGGTCGCGCCCGGCCATGTCGAGACGGACATGACCAGCGACCGGAGCGCCGAGGAGAAGCGGGAGGAACTGGCGGAGATCCCGATGGGGTACTACGGCCAGCCGGCGGACATCGCCGAGGCGGTCGCGTACCTCCGGGACGCGCGGTTCGTCACCGGCGAGACGCTGAACGTGAACGGCGGCGAGCTGATGCGGTAG
- a CDS encoding AbrB/MazE/SpoVT family DNA-binding domain-containing protein: protein MGDTEAESTVSGNQANIPARIRRELDIDDGDHLRWEVRDDGTLRVEVVQQRAGTFADFDGYGGTADTDAAVEHDGWGVE, encoded by the coding sequence ATGGGCGACACCGAGGCCGAGAGCACCGTGTCCGGGAACCAAGCGAACATCCCGGCACGGATCCGGCGGGAACTCGACATCGACGACGGGGACCATCTCCGCTGGGAGGTCCGTGACGACGGGACGCTCCGCGTCGAAGTCGTCCAGCAGCGAGCGGGGACGTTCGCCGACTTCGACGGGTACGGGGGGACGGCGGACACCGACGCCGCAGTCGAGCACGACGGGTGGGGAGTCGAATAG
- a CDS encoding type II toxin-antitoxin system VapC family toxin: MPRALVDTSVLFAAAYRRDAAHENGTSVLRGIDSGDLPGGVVLEYVLAETLNGLTTHAGHDAAVDFLDRIEENANFHIESVTDAVRASAKSVFRRHPQLSFVDAAIIAHMRTAGLGYLYAFDDDFDGIDDVHRLCSDTNPYRPD; this comes from the coding sequence GTGCCGCGCGCGCTCGTCGATACGTCCGTCCTGTTCGCGGCGGCCTACCGTCGAGACGCCGCACATGAGAATGGAACCTCCGTTCTCCGGGGGATCGACTCCGGGGACCTCCCGGGGGGAGTCGTATTGGAGTACGTCCTCGCCGAGACGCTCAACGGTCTCACGACCCACGCGGGACATGACGCGGCGGTCGACTTCCTCGATCGGATCGAGGAGAACGCGAACTTCCACATCGAGTCGGTCACGGACGCTGTGCGCGCCTCGGCGAAGTCGGTCTTCCGACGCCATCCGCAGCTCTCGTTCGTCGACGCGGCGATCATCGCACACATGCGCACGGCCGGTCTCGGCTATCTGTACGCCTTCGACGACGATTTCGACGGGATCGACGACGTGCATCGGTTGTGTTCCGATACGAACCCGTATCGCCCGGACTGA